Proteins from a genomic interval of Alteromonas macleodii ATCC 27126:
- a CDS encoding GNAT family N-acetyltransferase codes for MHIKDSARLSYHYITEQDADFLWELDQDELVMKYINGGKKSSKEDIREIFVPRFQAYSNPALGWGLWRVETLVEKESIGWILVRPFGFFTQHPESDNMELGWRFKRHTWGKGYATEAAESVKEALYDIGVEKFSAIANPQNSASINIMKKLGMTFSHELEYKDKLYHETVVVYSN; via the coding sequence ATGCATATCAAGGACAGTGCGCGTCTTTCCTACCATTATATCACCGAACAAGACGCAGACTTTTTATGGGAGCTCGATCAAGATGAGCTTGTCATGAAATATATCAACGGTGGCAAGAAGTCTTCTAAGGAAGATATTCGGGAAATCTTTGTTCCTCGTTTCCAAGCCTATTCCAATCCAGCTCTAGGGTGGGGACTGTGGCGCGTGGAAACGCTAGTCGAAAAGGAAAGCATTGGTTGGATTTTAGTTCGACCCTTTGGCTTTTTTACTCAACACCCCGAAAGTGACAATATGGAACTAGGGTGGCGTTTTAAGCGCCATACGTGGGGCAAGGGCTACGCAACAGAGGCTGCGGAGTCTGTTAAAGAAGCGCTGTATGATATAGGTGTTGAAAAATTCTCTGCTATTGCTAACCCGCAAAATAGTGCGTCTATCAATATTATGAAAAAGCTAGGAATGACGTTTAGTCACGAGCTTGAGTATAAAGACAAACTCTATCACGAGACAGTAGTCGTCTACTCTAATTAA
- a CDS encoding response regulator: protein MKLHLARNTKLLIAEDQVLAKSHMHYALEQLGFKNMNYVDRPSHALSALQEHDYDAIICSYNLRSEQGGYFLLEQLNETQSLPLTSAFIFTSADTSAEVVHAIIELQPDEFIAKPFSVNELDRRLSRVLSRKKALKNIYSFMDKKDYEKALAEVEFFLLQPEQAEHFPLAMKIKGDLLIITERFQEAVAFFESIINVQDFSWAKMGIAKSLLALNELDDAEREVIQLAMRPDSALEAYDLLAKLQIKQSAFDEALECTSLACNISPQNIARHKLAINLARITHDYESQFNSAKKVVRYAKDSIHDKPDIYLTAARAGVDFAMTSEPEHVNSIVKQTNEYLRQLKKAHPKAALNDELTVIDARIHYLKDDTVKAQMLLSDFHTDHAQHHSTEALLDRAKALHEVGMKKESLAILDAISSRQDEENDELNLMATYLKQEKEEKEAITLSPKILNNTAVAQYKRGNLEQSYTTFAQAFRVMPKNPSIALNYLQAIVRARKANTPMLADTLSAIKKCRETLESAALSEDQYSRYENVKSILKSE from the coding sequence ATGAAACTACACTTAGCTAGAAATACTAAGTTGTTAATTGCTGAAGACCAGGTGCTGGCGAAAAGCCATATGCACTATGCACTTGAGCAGTTAGGTTTCAAGAACATGAACTATGTTGATAGGCCCTCTCATGCCCTTTCGGCACTGCAAGAACATGATTATGACGCCATTATCTGCTCTTATAATTTGCGCTCTGAACAAGGCGGTTATTTTTTACTTGAGCAACTAAACGAAACTCAATCACTCCCCCTTACCAGCGCATTCATCTTCACCAGTGCAGATACCTCAGCAGAAGTCGTCCACGCCATCATAGAGTTACAGCCGGATGAGTTTATCGCTAAGCCTTTTTCGGTTAACGAGTTAGACAGGCGACTTTCTAGAGTTTTATCAAGGAAAAAAGCGCTAAAGAATATCTATTCATTCATGGATAAAAAGGACTACGAAAAAGCCCTGGCCGAAGTTGAGTTCTTTCTATTACAGCCTGAGCAAGCCGAACACTTTCCGCTAGCGATGAAGATTAAAGGCGATTTGTTGATTATCACAGAAAGGTTTCAAGAAGCCGTAGCCTTCTTTGAATCGATAATTAACGTTCAAGATTTTAGCTGGGCAAAAATGGGGATCGCGAAGAGTCTGTTGGCACTCAATGAATTAGACGATGCCGAAAGAGAAGTTATCCAGTTAGCGATGCGACCTGACTCTGCGCTTGAGGCCTATGACTTACTCGCCAAACTGCAAATTAAGCAGTCAGCTTTTGACGAAGCGCTGGAGTGTACATCGCTGGCGTGCAATATCTCACCTCAAAACATTGCTAGACATAAGTTAGCGATAAATTTGGCGCGGATCACCCATGATTACGAAAGTCAGTTTAACAGCGCTAAAAAGGTGGTCCGCTACGCGAAAGACTCTATCCATGACAAGCCAGATATTTATTTAACTGCCGCAAGAGCGGGTGTTGATTTTGCTATGACATCTGAGCCCGAACACGTAAACAGCATAGTTAAACAAACTAATGAGTATTTGCGACAGTTGAAAAAGGCTCACCCGAAAGCAGCCTTAAACGATGAGCTGACGGTGATTGACGCGCGTATTCATTATTTGAAAGACGACACAGTGAAAGCACAAATGCTGTTGTCAGATTTTCACACTGATCATGCCCAACACCACTCCACAGAAGCCTTACTTGATAGAGCCAAAGCCCTTCATGAAGTAGGAATGAAGAAAGAGTCCCTTGCGATTTTAGACGCCATTTCCTCAAGGCAGGATGAGGAGAACGATGAATTAAACCTCATGGCCACCTATTTAAAACAAGAGAAAGAAGAAAAAGAAGCGATTACGCTAAGCCCTAAAATACTTAACAACACCGCCGTTGCGCAGTATAAACGAGGTAATTTAGAACAGTCTTACACAACATTTGCTCAAGCGTTCCGCGTCATGCCTAAAAATCCCTCTATTGCGCTTAACTACCTTCAAGCAATAGTAAGGGCCCGAAAAGCTAACACGCCTATGCTTGCCGACACCCTTTCGGCCATCAAAAAATGCAGAGAAACACTCGAGTCGGCAGCTTTGTCAGAAGATCAGTATTCTCGCTACGAGAACGTAAAAAGCATTCTAAAGAGCGAATGA